A genome region from Coffea arabica cultivar ET-39 chromosome 7e, Coffea Arabica ET-39 HiFi, whole genome shotgun sequence includes the following:
- the LOC113701540 gene encoding probable pectinesterase 53 isoform X2 translates to MGSLNHSVFEEAKNQFTPCKKIKVHKNPRLGDYTTVRKAINAIPIINNCRVIISVSAGTYKEKIEIPATMAYVSLEGAGAGETIIQWNDTAEEKGPNGQPLGTYASATFAVNAPYFIAKDITFKNKAPAPPSGALGKQAAALRISADTAAFIGCRFIGAQDTLYDHKGRHYFRDCYIQGSVDFIFGDGLSLYENCHLRAKTKSYGALTAQKRESMLEETGFSFVNCKVTGSGALYLGRAWGSFSRVVFAYTYMDKIITPRGWYNWGDKNREMTVFYAQFKCSGPGANFGGRVSWSRELTQQEAKPFISLSFIDGREWLANL, encoded by the exons ATGGGCTCTCTCAATCATTCTGTTTTCGAGGAAGCGAAGAATCAATTTACCCCTTGCAAGAAGATTAAAGTGCATAAAAATCCAAGATTGGGAGATTATACTACGGTGCGGAAGGCCATCAATGCCATCCCAATTATCAATAATTGTCGAGTGATCATTTCTGTTAGTGCGGGGACTTACAA AGAGAAAATTGAGATTCCGGCGACTATGGCTTATGTTAGCCTGGAAGGAGCAGGTGCAGGCGAGACGATCATCCAGTGGAACGACACGGCAGAGGAGAAGGGACCAAATGGGCAGCCGCTGGGAACTTACGCCTCTGCAACATTTGCCGTTAATGCTCCCTATTTCATTGCAAAAGACATCACCTTTAAG AATAAAGCGCCCGCACCGCCATCAGGGGCGCTAGGTAAACAGGCAGCAGCGCTCAGAATTTCAGCTGACACGGCAGCTTTCATAGGCTGCAGATTCATCGGAGCACAGGACACCCTTTATGATCACAAGGGCAGGCACTACTTCAGAGACTGCTACATTCAAGGTTCTGTTGATTTCATATTCGGGGACGGGCTCTCGCTCTATGAGAATTGTCATCTTCGTGCTAAAACAAAGAGCTATGGGGCCTTGACTGCCCAAAAACGAGAGAGTATGCTGGAGGAAACTGGCTTCTCTTTCGTTAACTGCAAGGTGACAGGTTCAGGGGCACTCTACTTGGGGAGGGCCTGGGGGTCTTTCTCTAGAGTAGTCTTTGCTTATACCTACATGGATAAGATCATCACCCCAAGAGGATGGTACAACTGGGGAGACAAAAACAGGGAAAT GACTGTGTTTTATGCGCAATTCAAGTGTTCAGGACCAGGGGCAAATTTCGGAGGAAGGGTCTCATGGTCCAGAGAACTAACTCAACAAGAAGCTAAGCCGTTTATTTCGCTGAGCTTCATTGATGGCCGCGAATGGCTCGCGAATTTGTGA
- the LOC113702139 gene encoding PHAF1 protein At3g51130-like isoform X2 produces the protein MLQRPRRRCEGTAMGAIVLDLRPGLGVGPFSLGMPICDAFAQIEQQPNIYDVVHVKYYDEEPLKLDIVISFPDHGFHLRFDPWSQRLRLIEIFDVKRLQMRYATSLIGGPSTLATFVAVYALFGPTFPGIYDKGRGIYTLFYPGLSFAFPIPSQYTECCHEREAELPLEFPDGTTPVTCRVSIYDSSTDSKVGVGALMDKACAPPLAAGSLYMEAVHVKLGEEIWFTVGGQHIPFGASPQDVWTELGRPCGIHQKQVDQMVIHSASDPRPRTTLCVDYFYNYFTRGLDILFDGQTHKIKKFVLHTNYPGHADFNSYMKCNFVIYGSDFGGSFHQGEGTAKRMITPSTKWEQEILGDCGRAAIQTQGSTSNPFGSTFVYGYQNVAFEVMKNGYLATVTLFQS, from the exons CGATCTCCGCCCTGGTCTCGGCGTCGGTCCTTTCTCCCTCG GGATGCCTATTTGCGATGCCTTTGCTCAAATTGAGCAACAGCCAAACATCTATGATGTTGTTCATGTCAAGTACTACGACGAG GAGCCTTTAAAACTTGATATTGTAATAAGCTTCCCAGATCATGGATTTCATCTCAGGTTTGATCCTTGGTCGCAG AGACTACGCCTCATTGAGATTTTTGATGTCAAACGCCTTCAAATGCGCTATGCCACTTCACTGATAGG TGGACCATCTACTCTAGCTACTTTTGTTGCTGTCTATGCTCTATTTGGGCCAACATTTCCTGGAATTTATGACAAAGGACGAGGCATATATACTTTATTTTACCCC GGATTATCTTTTGCTTTCCCTATTCCATCACAATATACAGAGTGTTGTCATGAAAGAGAAG CGGAGCTGCCGTTGGAGTTTCCAGATGGCACAACTCCTGTGACATGCCGTGTCTCAATATATGATAGTTCTACAGACAGTAAGGTTGGTGTGGGAGCCTTGATGGACAAGGCTTGTGCTCCTCCATTAGCTGCTGGAAGCCTTTACATGGAAGCAGTTCATGTTAAG CTAGGGGAAGAAATATGGTTCACTGTTGGAGGACAGCATATTCCTTTTGGTGCCTCACCACAG GATGTATGGACTGAATTAGGTCGACCTTGTGGAATCCATCAGAAGCAG GTAGATCAAATGGTGATTCACTCTGCTTCAGATCCTCGGCCACGAACAACTCTCTGTGTGGATTACTTTTACAATTACTTCACTCGTGGGTTGGACATATTGTTTGATGGGCAG ACCCATAAGATTAAGAAGTTTGTCTTGCATACCAACTATCCTGGGCATGCAGATTTCAATTCCTAcatgaagtgcaattttgtTATCTATGGTTCCGATT TTGGTGGGTCTTTTCATCAAGGTGAGGGCACTGCTAAACGAATGATCACACCAAGCACAAAATGGGAACAA GAGATCCTGGGGGACTGTGGTCGGGCAGCTATCCAGACTCAAGGCTCCACAAGCAACCCTTTTGGATCTACTTTTGTGTATGGCTACCAGAATGTTGCCTTTGAG GTCATGAAGAATGGTTATCTTGCAACTGTGACTCTCTTTCAATCATGA
- the LOC113702139 gene encoding PHAF1 protein At3g51130-like isoform X1 translates to MLQRPRRRCEGTAMGAIVLDLRPGLGVGPFSLGMPICDAFAQIEQQPNIYDVVHVKYYDEEPLKLDIVISFPDHGFHLRFDPWSQRLRLIEIFDVKRLQMRYATSLIGGPSTLATFVAVYALFGPTFPGIYDKGRGIYTLFYPGLSFAFPIPSQYTECCHEREAELPLEFPDGTTPVTCRVSIYDSSTDSKVGVGALMDKACAPPLAAGSLYMEAVHVKLGEEIWFTVGGQHIPFGASPQDVWTELGRPCGIHQKQVDQMVIHSASDPRPRTTLCVDYFYNYFTRGLDILFDGQTHKIKKFVLHTNYPGHADFNSYMKCNFVIYGSDFGGSFHQGEGTAKRMITPSTKWEQVKEILGDCGRAAIQTQGSTSNPFGSTFVYGYQNVAFEVMKNGYLATVTLFQS, encoded by the exons CGATCTCCGCCCTGGTCTCGGCGTCGGTCCTTTCTCCCTCG GGATGCCTATTTGCGATGCCTTTGCTCAAATTGAGCAACAGCCAAACATCTATGATGTTGTTCATGTCAAGTACTACGACGAG GAGCCTTTAAAACTTGATATTGTAATAAGCTTCCCAGATCATGGATTTCATCTCAGGTTTGATCCTTGGTCGCAG AGACTACGCCTCATTGAGATTTTTGATGTCAAACGCCTTCAAATGCGCTATGCCACTTCACTGATAGG TGGACCATCTACTCTAGCTACTTTTGTTGCTGTCTATGCTCTATTTGGGCCAACATTTCCTGGAATTTATGACAAAGGACGAGGCATATATACTTTATTTTACCCC GGATTATCTTTTGCTTTCCCTATTCCATCACAATATACAGAGTGTTGTCATGAAAGAGAAG CGGAGCTGCCGTTGGAGTTTCCAGATGGCACAACTCCTGTGACATGCCGTGTCTCAATATATGATAGTTCTACAGACAGTAAGGTTGGTGTGGGAGCCTTGATGGACAAGGCTTGTGCTCCTCCATTAGCTGCTGGAAGCCTTTACATGGAAGCAGTTCATGTTAAG CTAGGGGAAGAAATATGGTTCACTGTTGGAGGACAGCATATTCCTTTTGGTGCCTCACCACAG GATGTATGGACTGAATTAGGTCGACCTTGTGGAATCCATCAGAAGCAG GTAGATCAAATGGTGATTCACTCTGCTTCAGATCCTCGGCCACGAACAACTCTCTGTGTGGATTACTTTTACAATTACTTCACTCGTGGGTTGGACATATTGTTTGATGGGCAG ACCCATAAGATTAAGAAGTTTGTCTTGCATACCAACTATCCTGGGCATGCAGATTTCAATTCCTAcatgaagtgcaattttgtTATCTATGGTTCCGATT TTGGTGGGTCTTTTCATCAAGGTGAGGGCACTGCTAAACGAATGATCACACCAAGCACAAAATGGGAACAAGTTAAG GAGATCCTGGGGGACTGTGGTCGGGCAGCTATCCAGACTCAAGGCTCCACAAGCAACCCTTTTGGATCTACTTTTGTGTATGGCTACCAGAATGTTGCCTTTGAG GTCATGAAGAATGGTTATCTTGCAACTGTGACTCTCTTTCAATCATGA
- the LOC113701540 gene encoding probable pectinesterase 53 isoform X1, whose protein sequence is MPKTRILEVQHWPAAGTIMRLKLYVLILLITCGDSFASYFHRASNELQITEDAYGNWLRKMGSLNHSVFEEAKNQFTPCKKIKVHKNPRLGDYTTVRKAINAIPIINNCRVIISVSAGTYKEKIEIPATMAYVSLEGAGAGETIIQWNDTAEEKGPNGQPLGTYASATFAVNAPYFIAKDITFKNKAPAPPSGALGKQAAALRISADTAAFIGCRFIGAQDTLYDHKGRHYFRDCYIQGSVDFIFGDGLSLYENCHLRAKTKSYGALTAQKRESMLEETGFSFVNCKVTGSGALYLGRAWGSFSRVVFAYTYMDKIITPRGWYNWGDKNREMTVFYAQFKCSGPGANFGGRVSWSRELTQQEAKPFISLSFIDGREWLANL, encoded by the exons ATGCCCAAGACTAGAATTCTTGAAGTTCAACACTGGCCAGCAGCTGGTACAATCATGAGACTGAAGTTGTACGTGCTAATTTTACTTATTACTTGTGGAGATTCTTTTGCTTCCTATTTCCACCGTGCCTCTAATGAGTTGCAGATTACTGAGGATGCCTATGGAAATTGGCTGCGAAAGATGGGCTCTCTCAATCATTCTGTTTTCGAGGAAGCGAAGAATCAATTTACCCCTTGCAAGAAGATTAAAGTGCATAAAAATCCAAGATTGGGAGATTATACTACGGTGCGGAAGGCCATCAATGCCATCCCAATTATCAATAATTGTCGAGTGATCATTTCTGTTAGTGCGGGGACTTACAA AGAGAAAATTGAGATTCCGGCGACTATGGCTTATGTTAGCCTGGAAGGAGCAGGTGCAGGCGAGACGATCATCCAGTGGAACGACACGGCAGAGGAGAAGGGACCAAATGGGCAGCCGCTGGGAACTTACGCCTCTGCAACATTTGCCGTTAATGCTCCCTATTTCATTGCAAAAGACATCACCTTTAAG AATAAAGCGCCCGCACCGCCATCAGGGGCGCTAGGTAAACAGGCAGCAGCGCTCAGAATTTCAGCTGACACGGCAGCTTTCATAGGCTGCAGATTCATCGGAGCACAGGACACCCTTTATGATCACAAGGGCAGGCACTACTTCAGAGACTGCTACATTCAAGGTTCTGTTGATTTCATATTCGGGGACGGGCTCTCGCTCTATGAGAATTGTCATCTTCGTGCTAAAACAAAGAGCTATGGGGCCTTGACTGCCCAAAAACGAGAGAGTATGCTGGAGGAAACTGGCTTCTCTTTCGTTAACTGCAAGGTGACAGGTTCAGGGGCACTCTACTTGGGGAGGGCCTGGGGGTCTTTCTCTAGAGTAGTCTTTGCTTATACCTACATGGATAAGATCATCACCCCAAGAGGATGGTACAACTGGGGAGACAAAAACAGGGAAAT GACTGTGTTTTATGCGCAATTCAAGTGTTCAGGACCAGGGGCAAATTTCGGAGGAAGGGTCTCATGGTCCAGAGAACTAACTCAACAAGAAGCTAAGCCGTTTATTTCGCTGAGCTTCATTGATGGCCGCGAATGGCTCGCGAATTTGTGA